The segment tattttttagatttaaggatatttaaagatatataaattttgaaaatttaaaaataatttaaacgggttatcaaacccgcaaagttCCAAATccaaccggaaccaaagtttataaatacctgaaaagagctagaatctttaaactcgaaaatctcaaacccgaatagattttaaccgaatttgagtggatatccaaatacccatccctagcttagtcaatataaaacgatcaaatattataaatatactatttagtataaataaacaaaaactaaaactgaaaattaatacccgtgcggtcgcacgggtcgaGATCTAGTTAAATTTTTATTCCACGAACAAGATTGCCATCGCCTTCAATACCCCAACTACCAtgaacaaataatttaaatctCTTAATGCACCTGAAATCGATTTACACTCTCTTTTTCCCAATTGTTATGAACTGAAAACAACATATCTTTCACTttgtctccatattcatccaaaaactcaagcttttgattttaatttttttatggttGATAGAGACATTCTATTCTTAGTGGGTTACTTTCATTTAAGGTTCTGGATGTTTGGAGAAGACTTTTGTGGTAAGGAAGTCATCTCACTAATTTAAAGTATgaaattgaaaattttccaGATATGTcagcgtagaagacttactcgTAAGTCGTCTGGCTGTAGAGGACTTACAGTTAAGTCTTCTGGACAAAGaaacgacttacttgtaagtcgtccatctttttttgttaaaaaaaaaactcaagaatatcctagacgacttatcttttacttgtaagtcgtcttgGATAAACgggttacttttgcatttgaccgaattgtgTCAGATATTTGACTTTTCCCAGACAACTTAGTCTCTGGAGAAAccaaaaatcaatattttattaaagctagacgacttacttgtaagtcgtttcaggttaattttgcaattggaaaaaaacttaaatatttattttctcccagacgacttacttgatgGTCGTCCAGtcagaagacttacttgaagGTCGTCCATGATAAGTAAAGTCGTCCAGATTTTATTctgagattctggtcaaaccttgcttatctcAGACGACTTCAGTGTAAGTTGTGTATCTGGACGACTTCCGTTTAAGTCATCtgggaaaaaataaaaatttcagttttatttttgaattttaaactaacatgagatgacttacttgtaagtaatctcgttttaataaaatattaagttttttgttttctcagggacgacttactagtaaatCGTCTAAAAAGTCAATTTTCTGACATAATTCGGTCAAATGTAAAATTAACCCGTTTATCcgagacgacttacaagtaagtcgtctagtgtttttttttaacaaacaaaactggacgacttaccagtaagtAGTCCAACTTAAAGTCAATTGTAAAAATGACCTCTtcggacgacttacttgtaagtcgacTAAGtattccagacgacttaccagtaagtcgtctgCATCAATGTTtagtaaactttcattttctccaaaactataaagactttttaacatgttcttattaattcatgtatattaatcaatattggAGCTACTGATTAAAATCTATAACATAATTGGTGATATTTATGAGTTTACCAACATCACTTCATGTTAATCAAAGTTTCTAGctaatgtgtttttatttttgatttttggcAGATGATACGTCGGTTAcctgcagtgtatggagaatggttgtggAAAGATGGCTgctgggattttgtggttgatgattcCAAAGGAgcgagaatgtttttttttgagtgaAGGTTatacacatgctgaacttgttgcaatggctgaAGAAGATTTTAACTTGGATATGAGCATAGAGTCTGTGGAGATAAGTTActcagtaccagaagcaatgaTGCAAGATATGGCTCCAGACACCCATCctattcatgttacaagtgatagacaagttggATACTTGCTCGAGATAACCAAAACGCACGGAATACGGCTTTGTGTATAAAGCCGTAGCAAGATGCGAAGCCATAACAAGATGAGAACGGTTTCAGAGGAAAGGGAAGAAGTTGATGAGGATGATGGCGAGGAGGataatggggaggaggatgatggCGAGTAGGATGAAGGGGAGGATCaggatgaggaggaggatcAGGGAGGAGGATGATGGAGAGGACGATGCTAAAACGGTCGAGGATGGTGAGAATTACAGTGTTTATGGAAAGGTCAAAGATGAGGactcagaagaagatgatatgTGTTTTGAAGATTTCAAAGAAACATATGCTATTGAAGGAGAAAGATTTCAAAGCGACAAGCTACATGTCAATCAGAGTTTCGTTAGCAAGGATGCATTGGTTTcggagctgcggttgacagcagtgaggcgTGACAGCAGTTTTGGAATATCCATGTTTTTGTCTGCAAaacaatcaaagacaacaaccaTCTCAAACAGACAACCATCCAGTATTAAAAATCAAGTTATAAGTTTGGAAGACTTTGCGGGCTACTTAAATATAGGTCGTCTTGAAAGCcttccagctggaagacttatatttaagtcctCCGCAAAGTCTTCCAAGAAATCCAATACAACAGTTCGAAGCCCACTTGGAAATTCAGAGAAGATATAGTCGCCTTCGACACAGTGGTTAAAGATCTGCCAAAATAGACGTGAAATTAAGAAGCGCGGTCAGAACGACTATAgatagagacaacgttttatgttctgAATTTCCAACATCAATCACTCGACAGTAAGAGAAATAACTTACCGGCGGCGGAGTTCGACGAGACGCCTCTGGGAGTCTCACCGCTATGGTTTACAGAGAACCGGCAGAGAGAACGAGACGCGAAACGGCGCtaggtttacagagaaacggcttTAGGGTTTACGGAGAAACGGCGTTAGGGTTTCCTCTCAGATCTGAAATAGAAGAAGCGGCGATGAGAACGGTTCTTAGAACGGCGATGATAATGGCGAAGATATAATCGGCGGTGAGAACGATGGATTAGAGAGAATCGACGTAAATCGCCTTCGGAATCGCCTTTAGGGTTTTGAGAGAAACGCCGTTAggttttttttctgaatttcgcGAAACAGTGAATAAAAAAAACCATCTTATATATGTCCGGTAAATATCCGGTTAGAGGTCTGGTTTGCaagacttactagtaagtcgtttGTGGAATACTATACATCAGACGACTTACtaacttactagtaagtcgtctacCGTAAATATATTcactagacgacttactagtaagtcgtccagaccctaaatttaacccctaaactaaattgactaaaattaactaactaaacacgttataaaatcaaattaaacttgctTAATgttttactatacacagaaataaacacatttgggtaaatttcatatttttcaaaaatacttttatgctttccgaaatctaaccctaagaacatatacaatactataacatatgttggcaaaacctaaacaaaaaaatatcatgactcactactttcactcatctatgtcgaaaacaattcacttttgttatatcttaatttatatcacttaaaacATATGTTAGTtatatgatttcaatttttcacttatcaaaatattttttacaaattttttaaattattttttaaaaaaactataccAGACGATTTACAagttagtcgtctggacgatacttaaaagtcgtctggacggaaGACTTGCGGGGGTTAGAAACGTAAAaagcattttgtttttttgtttctacacAAGGGGctggttgtaatttcaatatCCTCTAAAATcacttttgcatttgattcatgTTTGGgtttacttttgcatttgaaatcAAGTTGTAAGTCATATTTGACAATTTTCCCATAAATTAGATTTGAAAACTTTATAGTTGTTTAAATTCACAATATATCACTTCTTTGCGGATGAAACATCTCATATCTTCTTAATTAAACCAAACTAGACTATACCCCCTACATCGGCACagatatatactttttatattcagttaatattaaaccctaaaccctaaatactatactctaaaccctgaataaaagtatatattcagaaaatactaaactctaaaccctaaattctaaaccctaaaccttaaattttaaatactaaaccctaaacccttgggaaaaGCATGAAtccttgggcaaatcctataccctaaacccttaaatttaaaccaaactttaaatcataaactaaatcctaatccataaaccctaaatcataactcctaatactaaaccctaaatccgaAATTCtaaaatggtttatggtttaggattaagggtttatgatttaatatttgtcaaagagtttagggtttagggtttcatGTTTAGAATTTAAGGGTTTAAAATTATGGTTTAtaattaagggtttagggtttaagattaacgatttagggtatatgatttatccaagggttcaggctttccctaagggtttaaggtttagtatttagaatttagggtttagggtttagtattttctgacggatttatcaatattaaaaaatatttttttttttataattgctactattttttttatttatctaaaaatataattttatttcattaaatgcttattacttggtttccttatttaagagatatcaaatctcaactAACTAATTTCTATtagtgggtgaatgtagagattcATCTTATtgggtgaagctaagttttgttctttctGGAATGATCATCAGCTCATAGCTCTTGCATGGCCagaattaaagaaaatattgaCTCGTTTTTGTCTCATACCATAATGTTAAATCAACTTTGACACATATGAGTTAAGAGAAAAGATTATATGTTAGGCTATTTGAAATCAACTTTGGGTGAAATTCTATGAAGTGATGTAGCTTATACGTCAacttctccataattttaggaaaataatattttttactacaaaaatattaaaaaaataagttataNNNNNNNNNNNNNNNNNNNNNNNNNNNNNNNNNNNNNNNNNNNNNNNNNNNNNNNNNNNNNNNNNNNNNNNNNNNNNNNNNNNNNNNNNNNNNNNNNNNNAAAACAATCTCATATTTTATAGGtgtaagtattttttttataggtttgtagttaaaataaaaaatcacagaTTTTTAACAGTGTAtaagaatttattattttttactttatcaTTGTttcgttaaaaaaaatatttttaaaaactgctATAGGTTTTGATAATAGTTATCActataaaaacttatttttatacTCCACCGATACCAACATAATGCTCGATTACATAATTGTATTAAGAAACTACTAAATCAAACttacaaagaagaaaaagatgaatattttgaaacataagaAATCACGTAAACATTTTCAAGACATTGGTTCTACtcatgtatataaattatataatttgaagAACCATCATGATATAGATGATTCAATTATTTTGTGGCTACAAGTTAAGATGCTAATGAAGATGAAAGTTTTTCTAAACTTTAATACTTTCATCGCAAAGAAAAAATGCTTAATCAAATATATTGCTTGATGAAAAAGTGTTTGCTCTTGCAAGCCTTATTGGTAATTGTAataatagttttgttttttgtaaactgatgttttatgttattatattattaataaaattatattagattATTACGATGATGGTGATCTTTTCCTACATATgtgattattttgaaaattttatatgatttggtGAAAGAATTAGAAAATTTTGTAAGTACCAAGCTATTATTTATGTTGTGTTTCCACAAAGGAAAAATTAAGCtatttcttattaaaatacCACTTACTTTACTATTATATCTTTTTACAACAAAAGTGAAcatcataaaataaattcttAAATTATTTGAGAGATATCTAACATCTAACTTTTTCTAACAttatctaaataaaaataactctAGAACCACTGAACTAAattcaaaacaataaaaattagataaacATCATCGTTCTTCGATAAAAAATCGGTAAGAGAAATCTGTTAACTTACTAAACgaaaaattatacataaaaaagaatttaacatagacagtaaaataaaataaaacacttaGCAAATAATTGGAATTTGGTTaaagtaaaacaaataaaaagtccaacaaaaatttataaataattttggtctgaatacaaaaatttacataaaaaacaaaatttgttggATATATAGTAGTCCCCACCTTGTGCAGACTCTTACCTAGTTAACCCTTTAATATCCACATATTGAATAGAATCAATAAAACGTGAATTAACTTTATAGAGTGTATATTCAATCCagaatttaaaagtttaaattgatttattttcagtgactttttaaatgattttagttgaatttgaaaattttctgtgattttagttaattataCAATTTCAAAATCTTGTAAGACACCACAATTATCACTTTTTAACTGAAAACTACATTAAAACACTGTAATATCAAATAGACACTAAttcacaatttaaaatatttcactaACATTAGATTTacataatttatcaaataaaaacttataataattgttttttttttgaaaatatgtgaATAACAACATAATgtcattttaataataataacttgAAAGTGCTgattgatttgaaacaattaattaaGTACATCTCCTACATATAGTCTGAAACAAATAGGTCTCATCAGCCTTTTGATAATTATGAAGTGGAACTCAAGGTACCTGTTTGGTTTTGCACATTATACCATGTTTCTTTCCAAAGCTCTGAAAAGTTCACTATGTAGATAAAGAACACTCACAGCTTGTCAGCATCCTTAGCACAAAAGGGACCTTGATGGTTCTTCTTTCCTTCCCATTTATCTGCTTCTTAATAATGTAGTGTATATAAATACATCCGTCATTGTCTAATTACTGTATATATGGAGTCAACAACCTCTTACCACAAGCTTACGTTTCCCATTTACATTTGTCATTATTGTATCTCAAAACATAATGGTGGATCATTTAAAGATCCACCGTATCTCTGCATTCACAACTTCGGGAGCTTGAAGCCAAGAAGCAATGTATTGTTAGTTTTCTGGCGCTAGGCTTTGTCGCATAATCATAATCATGTTTCCGAACAAGACTACAATAGATTTTAAACAATCTTTGCAATTTAGGTATGCAATTGCAAATTTTCAATTTAGGTATGTAGACTACAACAaatttcaaacaattttttcaatttaggtatgtagataaaaaaaatcatgttacgAAAATTACATAGTTGTTTAAAAATACCATGTCAAGAATAAGCAATACATAACCGCAGTTTGCAAAGGACTGCAAATAGACCACACACAATCTTTGCAGAAATTTAATAtgagaaaacacacaaaaccatATGAAGGACTTGTATCCAAATTATTAAGACATTCCCAAGAAAATCGAAATTGATTGCATACATGTTATAACAAGAAAggaaatgaaatataaaatcaaataacatTCAGTTGCTCATTTAAAGGTCACATTTACTGGTTTTCAGTAATATGTAgccggtggtggtggagatttgtaTTCAACTTTTGGAGAAGGAGAATAAtaaggtggtggtggagaattGTAAACATAtggaggtggaggagacttgtagtcTACTTTAGGGGATGGAGAATAGTAAGGTGGTGGGGGTGGAGAGTtgtagacatatggtggtggaggagatttGTAGTAAACCTTAGGGGAAggtgagtagtatggtggtggtggagagttgtagacatatggtggtggaggagacttgtaatACACTTCAGGGGAAggtgagtagtatggtggtggtggagagctgtaAACATATGGAGGTGGAGGAGATTTGTAGTCTACTTTAGGGGAtggagagtagtatggtggtggaggtggagagttgtagacatatggtggtggaggagacttgtaatACACCTTAGGGGAAggtgagtagtatggtggtggtggagagttgtagacatatggtggtggaggagacttgtagtaCACCTTAGGGGAAggtgagtagtatggtggtggtggagagctgtaaacatatggaggtggaggagacttgtagtcTACTTTAGAGGAtggagagtagtatggtggtggaggtggagagttgtaaacatatggtggtggaggagacttgtagtaCACTTTAGGGGAAGGTGagtaatatggtggtggtggagagttgtagacatatggtggtggaggagacttgtataTTACTTTTGGTGAAGGAGCATAACATGGAGGAGGTGGTGGGCAGACACATACATGCGGGTGTGGTGGAGATTTGTAAAGAACTTTAGGGGATGGTGAATAGTATGGTGGCGGTGGAGAACTGTAAACATACGGTGGGGGAGGATACTTGTAGTGTACCTTAGGTGAAGGTGAataatatggtggtggtggtgagcTGTAAACATATGGTGGAGGGGGAGACTTGTATACAACCTTAGGAGATGGGGaatagtatggtggtggtggcgagctgtagacatatggtggaggaggagactTGTAGTAAACTTTAGGGGAAGGTGAGTAGTATGGTGGGGGTGGAGAGTTGTAcacatatggtggtggaggagacttgtagtaCACCTTAGGGGAAggtgagtagtatggtggtggtggagagctgtaaacatatggaggtggaggagacttgtagtcTACTTTAGGGGAtggagagtagtatggtggtggaggtggagagttgtaaacatatggtggtggaggagacttgtagtaCACTTTAGGGGAAggtgagtagtatggtggtggtggagagttgtagacatatggtggtggaggagacttgtaatACACCTTAGGAGAAggtgagtagtatggtggtggtggagagttgtagacatatggtggtggaggagacttgtagtaCACCTTAGGGGAAggtgagtagtatggtggtggtggagagctgtaaacatatggtggtggaggagacttgtactCAACTTTAGGAGATggtgagtagtatggtggtggtggtggggagCTGTAAACATATGGTGATGGAGGAGACTTGTATTCAACCTTAGGAGATggtgagtagtatggtggtggtggagagctgtaaacatatggtggtggaggagacttgtactCGACTTTAGGAGATggtgagtagtatggtggtggtggtggggagctgtaaacatatggtggtggaggagacttgtattCAACCTTAGGAGATggtgagtagtatggtggtggtggggaaCTGTatacatatggtggtggtggagacttgtactCTACCTTTGGCGATGGAGAGTAgtatggaggtggtggtggagaactGTATACATATGGTGGTGGGGGAGACTTGTATTCGACTTTAGGAGATGGTGAATAatatggaggtggtggtggagaactgtagacatatggtggtggtggagaactGTACTCTACCTTTGGCGATGGAGAGTAgtatggaggtggtggtggagaactgtatacatatggtggtgggggagacttgtactCGACTTTGGGAGATGGTGagtaatatggtggtggtggtggagaactGTAAACATATGGTGGTGGGGAAGATTTGTAGTCAATTTTAGGTGATGGGGAATAGTATGGCGGTGGTGGGGAACTGTATACATACGGTGGAGGAGGTGATTTGTAATCGACCTTTGGTGATGGAGAATAGTATACTGATGGAGGTGGTGAAGAACTGTGGATATATGGTAGCGGAGGAGTGTTGTATTCTACTTTCGGAGATGGCGAATATGAAGGGAGTGGTGGCAAGCTGTATGGTTCATATGCAGCAACCATTGTTGCCATGATGATAACGCCTAGAGCGAAAGTGAGATGGGCTGAAGGCCCCATCCTGGAGGAAGATCTCATTgcgattttcttttttctctacCAACGCTTAGGTTGGtaattgtttttcttgttttggtttGTGTTGCAAGGATGGGCTAATGAGTTTATATAGCAAAGTGTTTGTCTAAATCCAGCTCTGAAATTTGTTTAATTTGGACTCCATCCAACTAAATCGTGGAGGCATGTCTACACGTTGCTAGTATGAGACGTGCAAGAACGTTTGGAGAATGTCAACTAGCCGCTTTCCATATTTTTAATGACAAGTCCACGAAGAGCTTTGTACAGCAACATGGATGCATGATTTAATTAGTTCATTGTTTTAGGTCCATCGTATGAACTCCCTCGTACCTTTTGGATATCAACCAAGATGTTTATGCTCAGCATTTTATCCACTAACATTATTTTACGTAACTCgaagtcttcttttttttttttttgaaaaaaactcgAAGTCTTCTTAATCCGAAATTAAAACTGATCGGCTTCATAGAACTTCGAGTTTTCATACGACGCAAGCTATTTAAAGATGATCAAACACATTCATGTGCATATCGAATGAGATACGAACCTGGGATGCAAGCGGGTACTTATCATCAATCACACAAAACCAATGATAAATTGATAATTCTTAATAAAGTGCGCTGAATCTCTCAAAAGTAAGCTAAAGTATAGAATAAATGAGTTGTAAAAAGCATAAAATAAACATACTGGCTCAATAAACAAAATGATGCATCCATAtgatatacaaaattatttttgaacttATGATTTATGAATGGAAAGTGGATCGTTGACGTTCTCTTAACGTTCATGCACGTCTCATAGTAGCATCATTTAGACATGCATACACGATTTTGTTGGATGTAGAACAAAataaacaggaaaaaaaaagtgtaaaGCTGGATCTAGAGGAAAGGTTTTCTATTTAAACCCATAACCCCATTTCTTACAACACACAcgaaaacaagaaaaacaaactaACGTAATTAAAGATTGGGAGAGAGAAGGAAAATCACAATGAGAGATTTTATCTAGGATGGGGCCTTCGGCCCATTTCATTTACGGTCTGGGCACTTATGGCAACATGATTTGCTGCTGCGTATGAACCATACACGCATGGCGTACCACTAGGAATACATTCTTTGGAAAATAACACTCCCATTGCCAAAAATTGAGTTCTAAATTTGGAGGTAgcagtttttgaaaaaaaaatattggaaaaAAATGCATACATCAGAAAACAGCTAACATGTTGATCAAATCTGCTACAACTAAAAAATTAAAGCATTGTTTGGATTGACTCCATGACGTTGCCCTTGCCCAATTCTATAAAGCAAAGGATGTTCCTCAGAAAAATAGATGAGATGAAGAATTTTCAAGAGATTTTTTGTTAAAGTAGCATTTGTTGATACTGGAAATGAATTAAATTTTAGTGTGTAAAGAATACATTAGTTGGACCtaacagaaaaatatataagaaagttTTCGTAAATGGAAAACATTTtcagtatataattttttctataaatcaaattttattgcTTTTGTACTAATACGgataaattttatgtattataaattatgtattcacacaatcaatataaaaaaatttaaacattattTACCTTAACCGAGTTTTgctctcaatttttttttgttggaatgTTTATTCACTTCTGTTCTAAATAAAGTCTCTAGAGCATTCTTAACGGTGTGTATACCACCGGtactataattttattacaacttaattaataaataaaatttaaagcaCCAGAAAATCTAAGTCAATTATAGAACAACAGCCATGCAGAGAGTATGTATGTCTTTTTTGTGGTTGAGGTCCTAGGCAGAGGACCATTCCTTTCCTTCTCTCCACCTTTTTCTGACACATTCATTTTTTACTGTTTAGAAAGTCTAGATATTCATCTAAGAAACTGATACGTTGTGCATACCATGATGATGAGCTGGTAAGTGAAGACGTTGTTAGTGCTGAGCTGGCAAACTGAACAGAGAGAAAGGAAGTGAGATGGCAGTTAGAGAGCAAAAGATCGATTGGAAGTATAAATAGGAGGCTTTACCTTTCTTGTTGCTTATCGATTGTTTAGAATCTGATCAATAGGCTTGTTGAGTTCATCTCTTCAAGAGGCAGTTTCAAGAGCTTG is part of the Raphanus sativus cultivar WK10039 chromosome 5, ASM80110v3, whole genome shotgun sequence genome and harbors:
- the LOC130512348 gene encoding extensin-2-like, with amino-acid sequence MRSSSRMGPSAHLTFALGVIIMATMVAAYEPYSLPPLPSYSPSPKVEYNTPPLPYIHSSSPPPSVYYSPSPKVDYKSPPPPYVYSSPPPPYYSPSPKIDYKSSPPPYVYSSPPPPPYYSPSPKVEYKSPPPPYVYSSPPPPPYYSPSPKVEYSSPPPPYVYSSPPPPPYYSPSPKVEYKSPPPPYVYSSPPPPPYYSPSPKVEYKSPPPPYVYSSPPPPYYSPSPKVEYKSPPPPYVYSSPPPPPYYSPSPKVEYKSPPPPYVYSSPPPPYYSPSPKVEYKSPPSPYVYSSPPPPPYYSPSPKVEYKSPPPPYVYSSPPPPYYSPSPKVYYKSPPPPYVYNSPPPPYYSPSPKVYYKSPPPPYVYNSPPPPYYSPSPKVYYKSPPPPYVYNSPPPPPYYSPSPKVDYKSPPPPYVYSSPPPPYYSPSPKVYYKSPPPPYVYNSPPPPYYSPSPKVYYKSPPPPYVYSSPPPPYYSPSPKVVYKSPPPPYVYSSPPPPYYSPSPKVHYKYPPPPYVYSSPPPPYYSPSPKVLYKSPPHPHVCVCPPPPPCYAPSPKVIYKSPPPPYVYNSPPPPYYSPSPKVYYKSPPPPYVYNSPPPPPYYSPSSKVDYKSPPPPYVYSSPPPPYYSPSPKVYYKSPPPPYVYNSPPPPYYSPSPKVYYKSPPPPYVYNSPPPPPYYSPSPKVDYKSPPPPYVYSSPPPPYYSPSPEVYYKSPPPPYVYNSPPPPYYSPSPKVYYKSPPPPYVYNSPPPPPYYSPSPKVDYKSPPPPYVYNSPPPPYYSPSPKVEYKSPPPPATYY